A stretch of DNA from Streptomyces venezuelae:
GGTTGCCGTGTTCCGTGGCGAGCAGCGCGAGCTCGCGGCGGAGCGGCTCCGCACGGTAGGCGGCGACGAGCGGCTGGTCCCGGCCGGCCGGGTCGCGCAGCAGCGCGCCCTCGCGGCCCGCGGGCGCGGCCAGCAGGGCCCGTACCGTGTCCGCGCCGAGGAACGGCAGGTCCGCGGAGAGGACGAGGACCAGCTCGGCGGTGGTCCGCCGGAGCCCGGCGTCCAGTGCGGCCAGTGGTCCGGCGCCGGGCGGCTCCTCCCGGGCCCAGGTCACCGGCCGGGCGGTGACCCGCCGGCCGCCGACGACCACCGTGGTGCCGGCGTCGGTACAGGCGTCGAGGACCCGGTCCAGGAGGGCGCGCCCGCCGACGCTCAGGCCGGGCTTGTCGGCCCCGCCGAGGCGGCGCGCGGCGCCCCCGGCCAGCACGATGGCGTCGTAGGTCATGCCCCCGAGTATGCGTGGCTCATGTTTCCGGCGCAGACGCCTACTTACCCGGGGCTTATCGGGATCCCGGCCGAGGGCGCGGTGGACCACACCGGGCCGGGACGACGGAACTCCGCCCGCACGGCCCGGAAGGCCGGCGGACGGAGTCCTGTGCAACGCGCCTCGTGGCGACCTGCCTAGAGGTACGGGCCGGAGCGGACGGCGCCGTGCGGGCCGTCCTCGTCGTCGTGCGGAGCGCCCGGCGGCAGGGCCCTGCGCATCTGCTCGAGCTGGGCCCGCGCAGCCATCTGCTGCGCGAACAGGGCCGTCTGGATCCCGTGGAAGAGACCCTCCAGCCAGCCCACCAACTGCGCCTGGGCAATGCGCAGTTCCGCCTCGGAGGGGATGGCCTCGTCCGTGAACGGCAGGGAGAGGCGTTCGAGCTCCTCCACCAGTTCGGGGGCAAGGCCGTCCTCGAGCTCCTTCACCGAGGAGGCGTGGATGTCCTTGAGCCGGACCCGGCTGGCCTCGTCGAGAGGTGCAGCGCGGACTTCTTCCAGAAGTTGCTTGATCATGCTGCCGATCCGCATGACCTTGGCTGGCTGTTCGACCATTTCCGTCACCGGGACCTCGCGCGACTCGTCATCGGCGCCGCCGACCGCCATCCCGTCCTGGCCCACGATCAGAACCTGCGGGGGGCTGTCCTGCGACCGTTCACTCCTCGGCATCTCCATGCCGCCATTCTCTCGCACACCGTCGTCATCACACGGTGTGCCCCCGTGGAGGAGTGATCCACCCTCCACGGGGGCCCGGATGCCTCAGCCGGCCGCCCGGCGGGCCAGCGCGCCGCTGGAGCGGGTGACCAGGGCTGCCAGCAAGGCCGCACCCAGCGGGACCACGACCAGCAGCGCTGCGAGGGTCTCCCAGGGCACCACCACGGGCACATACGGCTTGGGGCCGTCGGCACCGAAGCCCTGGGTGATGGCCTCCTCGTACCAGCCGATCTGTTCGCGCCGCTCGGTCAGCCGGAGCCCGATCGCCGGCAGTACGCCCGCCGCGGAGCCCAGGACCACACCCATCGCGGCCACCACCCCGCACTGGAAGCCACTGAGGGTGCGCCGCACCCGCGGGGCCGCGCCCACCGCCGCCAGGGTCTTCAGATCGCCCTCGGCATCGGCCTGGGCCAGTCCGGTGGCGATACCGGCCGCACCGATGGTGACCAGTCCGGCGAAGACGGTCAGGACCAACAGCATCATCTCGGTGTCGCCCTGGTAGCCCGACTCGATCTGCAGGGACGCGTCCACGCCCATCCGGTCGAGCTCCCCCTCCAGCTTCTGTCGCTGCTCGCTGCTCGCCTTGCCGTCCAGGGTGAAGTACGAGCCGAACGGAACCGTGGCGAGCCCGGCGGCCTTGGCGGTGGCGGGCGGCAGGATCAGCCGGACTCCCCAGGCGTTGACGGAGTCCGGAGCCTGGTAGACCGGGAAGACCTTGTCCTGGCCGGGGGCGTCCTCGCCGCGCGTGCTCGCCTCGTCGGCCTTCTCCAGGTCGGTGACCACACGGATGGTGACCTTGCCGTCCTTGACGTTGCGCCGGTCGAAGGAGACGGCCTGGCCCGCGGCCAGGGCCTTGGCGGCGGCCGGGTCGTCAACCGACAGCGCGGTCAGCAGTTTCCCGTCGGCGATCACGGTGTCGTGATCGGCGTAGTGCGGTGTGTCCTTGCAGCGCCAGTCGGAGCGCAGGGCCCGTGCCTGTTCCGGGGTGAAGGCATCGAGCCCCTTGGGGCCCTCCCACAGCGGGCAGCGCTGCTCCTTGGGCGTCAGGACCTCCGCCCGGCCGCAGCCCTTGTCCGAGGACGAGGAGTAGGGCTCGCAGCCGGGCCGGCCGACCGAGATCCGTTCCACGTCCGCCCGGACGGACACCGGCAGGTGCCGGGTCAGTGCCTCGCGGACCGCGGGGACGTCCCGGTAGCCCCCGGCCTCGTTGACCGCGACCCGCCCGGCGCCGTCGGGCAGTTGGGCCACGTACTCGTGGCGCATCTGTACGTCCCGGCTGTGCTGGTACGTCGCCACTGCCACGGTGCCGGCCACTGCGGCCAGTACGGCGGCCACCGCCGGGGCGGTACGCCCCCGGTTGCGGACGGCATCGCGCAGCGCCAGCCGGGGCGACAGCGGGAGCCAGCGTCCGAGCCGGCCGAACAGGCCGACCAGGACCGGGGTCAGGGCGACGATGCCCAGCTCGGCGATGGCGCTGCCGCCCGCGACGACCGCGAAGCCCATTCCGGACACCGTGCCGAGCAGGGCGATGGCGACACCGAGGGCGACCGCGACCAGCCCGATGACGGGCAGCACCCGGTTGGCGCGGCGCACCCCGCGGCGCCCGGTGAGCGAGGCCAGGACGGTCTGCCGGGAGGCGGTGATCGCGGGGGCGATCGCGGCCAGCAGGCCGGTGAGCACGGCGAGCACGGCAACGCCGGCCAGTTCCAGCGGGCGGACGTCGAAGTTGCCGAAGCGGTTGCCGAGCTGGTCCTCCAGCACCGGCTGCAGCAGGAAGGTCAGCAGCACACCGAGGGTGATGCCGACCACGGCCGCCGCGAAGCCGATGACCAGGCCGCCGGAGAGCACGATCGCCCGAATGTGGCTGCGGTCACCGCCGTTGGCGCCGACCAGGCCGAGCTGGCGGCGGGAGCGGCGGGCGCCGACCGCGAAGGCAGGCCCTGCCAGCAGGCAGATCTCGAGCATGGCCAGGCCGACGACGGTGGCGAGAATGGCCAGTTCGGTGGCGCGGGTCGCCATGCCGGGGGTGTAGGAGTCCTTGGGCTGCTGCTGGTAGAGCGGCACCTCGGAGTCGGCGGGCGGGTCCAGGATCACGGCACGGGAGAGGACCACGGCGCCCTTGGCATTGGCCGCCTTGACCATGTTCCACGTGAAACCTTCCCCGCCGACCTTGACGAGGTAGCTCTCCTCGACCCCGGCCTCGCGCAGGCCGGCGGCCTGCAGGGCCTGGTCGAGAGGGGCGAGCAGGGTTCCCGGCGGGGCCAGCAGCTGGCTGGTCTTCAGGTCGTCGGGCAGTTCATAGGCGCCGACGATCTTGTAGCTCGTGGTGGTGCCGCGCGGGGTGACGGAAGAGCCGACATAGAGCCCGGATTCCTCGAGGAAGGCGTTGGTCGCGGCGACTTCACCGGCCTGCCGCGGCATCCGGCCGCGGTCGAGGGTGAAAATGCCCTTCACCAGCGGTCCGGCGGTGTCCAGTTCGCGCATGGAGGTGTCCATCAGCCCGTGCCGGGTGCGGACCTTGGCGGTGCCCGTCGAGTCCTTGACGGTCTGTGCGCCGGGCGGGAGGGCCTCGGTGAGCTTGGCGGGCATGTCCTCGGAGCGCCCCGGGCGGCTCATCCCGTCGTAGCCGCCGACCGGGGCGTACATGTCCGCGTTCGGGTCCTGGTAGATGGGTTCGCCGCCCATCCCGGAGATCCGCACCGTGGCGTCCGCGGCGCCGAACTTCCTCTCCAGCTGCTGCTCGGCGGAGAGTTCGGC
This window harbors:
- a CDS encoding NTP transferase domain-containing protein; translated protein: MTYDAIVLAGGAARRLGGADKPGLSVGGRALLDRVLDACTDAGTTVVVGGRRVTARPVTWAREEPPGAGPLAALDAGLRRTTAELVLVLSADLPFLGADTVRALLAAPAGREGALLRDPAGRDQPLVAAYRAEPLRRELALLATEHGNLTGLPLRALTAELDLARIEAEPSASFDCDTWDDLAAARARIREHGTVLDEWITAVKNELGIDLAVDTKTLLDLARDAAHGVARPAAPLTTFLVGYAAGQARAAGADPAEAVARASEQAAALALRWAAEAESGEGPASG
- a CDS encoding bacterial proteasome activator family protein; this encodes MEMPRSERSQDSPPQVLIVGQDGMAVGGADDESREVPVTEMVEQPAKVMRIGSMIKQLLEEVRAAPLDEASRVRLKDIHASSVKELEDGLAPELVEELERLSLPFTDEAIPSEAELRIAQAQLVGWLEGLFHGIQTALFAQQMAARAQLEQMRRALPPGAPHDDEDGPHGAVRSGPYL
- a CDS encoding ABC transporter permease, which encodes MKSWYHSWIAAIRIARRDAWRSKGRSLLVLSMIALPILGVSAADLTLRSAELSAEQQLERKFGAADATVRISGMGGEPIYQDPNADMYAPVGGYDGMSRPGRSEDMPAKLTEALPPGAQTVKDSTGTAKVRTRHGLMDTSMRELDTAGPLVKGIFTLDRGRMPRQAGEVAATNAFLEESGLYVGSSVTPRGTTTSYKIVGAYELPDDLKTSQLLAPPGTLLAPLDQALQAAGLREAGVEESYLVKVGGEGFTWNMVKAANAKGAVVLSRAVILDPPADSEVPLYQQQPKDSYTPGMATRATELAILATVVGLAMLEICLLAGPAFAVGARRSRRQLGLVGANGGDRSHIRAIVLSGGLVIGFAAAVVGITLGVLLTFLLQPVLEDQLGNRFGNFDVRPLELAGVAVLAVLTGLLAAIAPAITASRQTVLASLTGRRGVRRANRVLPVIGLVAVALGVAIALLGTVSGMGFAVVAGGSAIAELGIVALTPVLVGLFGRLGRWLPLSPRLALRDAVRNRGRTAPAVAAVLAAVAGTVAVATYQHSRDVQMRHEYVAQLPDGAGRVAVNEAGGYRDVPAVREALTRHLPVSVRADVERISVGRPGCEPYSSSSDKGCGRAEVLTPKEQRCPLWEGPKGLDAFTPEQARALRSDWRCKDTPHYADHDTVIADGKLLTALSVDDPAAAKALAAGQAVSFDRRNVKDGKVTIRVVTDLEKADEASTRGEDAPGQDKVFPVYQAPDSVNAWGVRLILPPATAKAAGLATVPFGSYFTLDGKASSEQRQKLEGELDRMGVDASLQIESGYQGDTEMMLLVLTVFAGLVTIGAAGIATGLAQADAEGDLKTLAAVGAAPRVRRTLSGFQCGVVAAMGVVLGSAAGVLPAIGLRLTERREQIGWYEEAITQGFGADGPKPYVPVVVPWETLAALLVVVPLGAALLAALVTRSSGALARRAAG